The genomic DNA CAACTTCGTGGGGCCACTACTGGCTTCCACCCGCCGGCCCAGGCCGGCGAGCAACCGTCCGGCCACCGGGACGGCGACGGTGAAGACGACCCATCGGCGCAGACCACTGGAGAGCAGGACCCACATGGTCGATCTCCTTCAGTCGTGGTGCTGGGTCCGATCCGGTGAAGTCGGTGTGCGTGCGTGGGGATCGGCACGTGTGGATCGGTGCGTGCGGGTCAGTGCACCAGGGTTGATGAACCGAGATCAGTGCACCGAGATCAGCGCACGCGGGTTCGGTGACGGGCCCGACGGGCCACGCTCAGCCGCACCCGGGCCCGGGCATCGTCACGGCCCAGGACCTGCGCCAGGTCGGTCGCGACGTCGTCGGTGGCGGTGACCACCGACTGCAGGTCGGCGTCGGGTTCGACGGTGGCCTTCACGGCCACCACCAGCTGTCCGCGGTCGCGCACCACCCGGCTGGAGGCCGAGCGGATCCCGGGCGTCTCGGCCAGGACGTCGGCGGCGGTGGCCGCCGCCCCGGCGGGGTCGATGAGCAGTCGCCCGCTCTTGTCGGACCCCTTCAGCGACAGCTCGCCCACCCCACGTCGGGGCAGGTGGGCCAGCAGCCACCACAGGGCCAGCA from Kineococcus endophyticus includes the following:
- the amaP gene encoding alkaline shock response membrane anchor protein AmaP, translating into MGRAVLGLDRLAAIVVGLVLLVLGLAAAAWGAGWLVQVWAAAPQQLTLQTATDTFATAWWPWAAGIAGAVCILLALWWLLAHLPRRGVGELSLKGSDKSGRLLIDPAGAAATAADVLAETPGIRSASSRVVRDRGQLVVAVKATVEPDADLQSVVTATDDVATDLAQVLGRDDARARVRLSVARRARHRTRVR